Proteins co-encoded in one Streptococcus parauberis NCFD 2020 genomic window:
- the tadA gene encoding tRNA adenosine(34) deaminase TadA: protein MEYSLEEKENFMREALREAEKSLAKEEIPIGCVIVKDGQIIGRGHNAREELNQAIMHAEMMAISQANAHEGNWRLLETTMFVTIEPCVMCSGAIGLARIPKVIYGAANQKFGGAQSLYQILTDERLNHRVELETGVLEADCAAIMQSFFRQNRLRKKEAKRLAQEAEKS from the coding sequence ATGGAGTACAGTCTAGAAGAAAAAGAAAATTTTATGCGTGAGGCTCTTCGTGAGGCTGAGAAGTCATTAGCTAAGGAGGAAATTCCAATTGGCTGTGTGATTGTGAAGGATGGGCAAATCATTGGCCGGGGGCATAATGCGCGTGAGGAGTTAAATCAAGCCATTATGCATGCCGAAATGATGGCCATTAGTCAAGCAAATGCTCACGAAGGTAATTGGCGCCTGCTTGAGACGACCATGTTTGTGACCATTGAACCCTGTGTCATGTGTAGTGGTGCTATTGGTCTGGCGCGAATTCCTAAGGTCATCTATGGTGCTGCAAATCAAAAATTCGGGGGTGCGCAAAGTCTCTATCAAATTTTGACCGATGAGCGTCTTAATCATCGTGTCGAACTTGAAACAGGTGTCTTAGAAGCTGACTGTGCAGCCATTATGCAATCTTTCTTTCGGCAAAATCGCTTGCGCAAAAAGGAAGCTAAACGACTAGCCCAAGAGGCTGAAAAGTCCTAA
- a CDS encoding IS110 family transposase, producing the protein MSHLLDAVPYITLHFQTEYELLVTIPGVSEHCAATVLAEIGPNVEAFQTDGHLTSWAGLCPGSYVSAGIKKSSHITQENPYIKQALTMSGMIAAHSKDKAFSSLYSRISQRGSKMKAVIACAQKLLRIIYSVLSTHQTYNKTKALGLRQQF; encoded by the coding sequence GTGTCTCATTTATTGGATGCAGTGCCATATATTACTCTACATTTTCAAACAGAATATGAACTTTTAGTAACAATTCCAGGTGTTAGTGAACACTGTGCTGCCACTGTTTTAGCTGAAATCGGTCCAAATGTAGAGGCTTTTCAAACAGATGGACATTTAACTTCTTGGGCTGGGCTTTGTCCTGGTTCTTATGTAAGCGCAGGAATTAAGAAATCATCACATATCACACAAGAAAACCCGTATATTAAGCAGGCTTTAACCATGTCAGGAATGATTGCTGCACACTCTAAAGACAAGGCTTTTTCTTCACTATATAGTAGAATTTCCCAACGAGGAAGTAAGATGAAAGCAGTCATTGCATGTGCACAAAAATTACTTCGCATTATTTACAGTGTTTTATCCACCCATCAAACTTACAACAAAACAAAAGCGCTAGGACTGAGGCAACAGTTCTAA
- a CDS encoding IS110 family transposase: protein MEVMIETCCGIVVHQKSIVCCILDGPLDTNKPKKVQKKFGTTTLSLRKAMAWLEENHVSHVFFESTGQYWLPLFNIFSDSNMLTLVLANPQHIKNVPGRKTDMKDAEWIAQLGRCGLIAPSYIPSLSIITFSGLPDFFISIQANLVSNE from the coding sequence ATGGAAGTCATGATTGAAACCTGTTGTGGCATTGTTGTCCATCAGAAATCAATTGTTTGTTGTATCCTTGATGGTCCACTAGATACTAACAAACCTAAGAAAGTCCAAAAGAAGTTTGGTACAACGACCCTTTCTCTTCGGAAAGCTATGGCTTGGCTGGAAGAAAACCATGTGTCGCACGTATTCTTTGAGAGCACCGGTCAATACTGGCTACCACTTTTCAATATCTTTTCGGATTCTAATATGCTAACTCTTGTACTTGCCAATCCTCAACATATCAAGAATGTGCCTGGTCGTAAGACCGACATGAAAGATGCTGAGTGGATTGCTCAACTAGGCAGATGTGGTCTGATTGCCCCCTCATACATTCCAAGTCTATCCATAATAACTTTTTCGGGCTTACCTGATTTCTTCATTTCAATACAGGCTAATTTGGTTTCTAACGAGTAA
- a CDS encoding TlpA family protein disulfide reductase, whose amino-acid sequence MKKYTGFIMLSVLLIALTAGLSITVLTSRNEKKAEDKTVTAKYFEGKELPIFKMTTTDGKIIDSQGLEGKPTVIMEWASWCPHCQDAMPIMNKKYLKYKDKVNFVFLNANGSSNGVETKEKAAKYIKDKNYQIPFVYDMNMESSDLLKVDSVPTYFFVDKSGKVQNVTTADLTSDDVEKLLAKIMS is encoded by the coding sequence TTGAAGAAATATACTGGTTTTATTATGCTATCAGTATTATTGATAGCTTTAACTGCGGGCTTATCTATTACTGTTTTAACATCTCGAAATGAGAAAAAAGCTGAGGACAAAACGGTAACCGCAAAATATTTTGAAGGTAAAGAGCTACCAATATTTAAAATGACTACTACTGATGGGAAAATCATTGATTCACAAGGTTTAGAAGGTAAGCCGACAGTGATTATGGAGTGGGCAAGTTGGTGTCCTCATTGTCAAGATGCTATGCCCATTATGAATAAAAAGTATTTGAAATATAAAGATAAAGTTAACTTCGTATTCCTAAACGCGAATGGTTCATCTAACGGTGTAGAAACAAAAGAAAAAGCAGCTAAATATATCAAAGATAAAAATTATCAAATACCTTTTGTTTATGATATGAATATGGAGTCATCTGATTTGTTAAAAGTTGACTCAGTACCTACTTATTTTTTTGTTGACAAATCTGGGAAAGTACAAAATGTTACAACAGCTGATTTAACATCTGATGATGTTGAGAAGCTTTTGGCTAAAATAATGTCTTAA